Within Aquisphaera giovannonii, the genomic segment GACGATCCACGAGGTGCTGGTGGGGCAGGCGGCGGCGATCCACGCGATCGTCCCGACCGCCCTGCCGGGGGTGGACATCCTGCCCGCGGCCACGGACCTGGCCGACGCGAACGTGACGCTGGCGGGCGAGATGGGACGCGAGAGGCGGCTCCGCGTGGCGATGGCGGGGGCGGAGGCGGCCTACGACTACGTGCTCGTGGACACGGCCCCGACCAGGAGCCTGCTGACCACGAACGTGCTCAACTTCGTGGAGGAGGTCCTCGTCCCGATCGTCCCGGGCCTGTTCGGGGTCCTCGGCCTCGGCCAGCTCCAGGCGGACGTCGCCGCGGTCCGGCGGTTCCTGGACAACAAGGCGCTCCGCCTCGGCGGGGTCTTCCTGACCATGACGGAACGGCACAACGTCGCCCAGGACGTCGAGGAGCAGCTCCGCCGGCTCTTCGGTGACCTCGTCTTCCGGACCAAGATCCCGCGGTCCGTGAAGCTCGAGGAGGCCCACTCCAGGCACGAATCCGTCTTGAGCTACGCCCCGAAGAGCGTGGGTGCGTCCGCCTACCTGGCCCTCACGGAGGAGATCCTCGACGATGGCAGAGAAGCGAAGCGGAATGGCGATCCCGGCGGGAATCCTTCAGCCCACGACGCTGCCTGAGGAGCCGCCAGCCGACGAGGGGCAGGGGGGGGCCGCCCGGGACGAGGCCCAGGACGCGAAGGCCGTCCCCAGGGCCGCCCGGAAGAGCAAGATCGCGACGAAGGCCGGCTCCGGGCGGGTCGAGGGTCGCAAGCTGTATCTCCCGGAGGACCTCTACTTCCGGCTCCGCATGCTGGCCTACCAGCGCGGGCAGAAGCTCAGCGAGTGCGCCGCGGAGGTGCTGGACAAGGCCTTGCCGAAGTGGACCGTGAGCCGGGACGGATGAACTACCGCGCGAACGTCAACCCGCCCGGCCTCGCGATGGCGCGACTGGTCGTGGAGCATCGGCGTCGTGACCGAGCGCGGCGGATCCACGGTACTCAGCTCGAGGGGCTCTATATCCTTGAGGACGGAGAGTTTAAGCCGGCGGGGTGGGGGGCCTGGCGTGCATAACCCGCGTGCATAATTCGCCGCGCGGAATTGCCCCGGCGGCTTCAGGGGCTCTACGTCCTCGAGGACGGCGAGTTCAAGCCGGACAAATAAGTGCTAGGGTTCTGGTGCGGTCTGTGGGTCACGTCTCATCCTGGCCGCGCCCTCGTCCCGTGCTAATCACCGAGTACGGGGCGAGGCACGGTTGGGGGTTGCAGCGCCCCATCCGGCGTCTTACCTTTCCGTCAACCGCATGGCTGCGGCTGTTCCTCAACCAGGCCGTCCTTCGCGCCCCTCCCGGCGAGCGAAGGGCGGCCTCGTGTATTTACTGCCCGGGGCCGGGGCGGGAGGGCCGGACCGCCCAAGCCCGGAGGTGGCGAATGATCTCGCCGAGGTCCAAGCGCGGTCGGGCTAGGCGTCTGGTGGGTGGTGGTCCTGTTCCGCTCGCCCTGGGCGTCGGCCTAGCTGTCCGTGATGGTCGCTGGGGTCCTCATGCGGGTCGGCGGCCTGAGGATGTAGGCCGGCCCACGCGAGCAAGGCACCGCGGCGCGGGGAATTTGTAAATCCCGCGAGGCCGTTCTAGGGTTCCCACGGCTCCATGGTTCTCCCGCCGTGCCGAGCCGGAGGGTTCTTCCGCTGAGCGAGGCCGCCCCGCACGTCGAAGCCCCGGGGCGGCCTCGCCTGCGCGCCGCTCGAGGTCGAGTTGCAGGGTGGGGCAAGGGAGGGTTCCGCACACCCGCCGAGAGCCCCCGCGGGTCAGACGCGACGGCGATTGACTTGTAAATCCCGCGAGGCCGTTCTAGGGTTCCCGTGTCCGCAGCGTAGTTCTACACGAGGGGCCACGCCGCGGCTTCTCGAGCCGCCCCGCGCTTCTCCATCCGCGGGGCGGCTCTTCTTGCTCGCCGCACATCCGCCGCACAGTGTCCCCGAATGAGGCCGCCCCGGCCGCTCGACGTCGAGTAGCCGGGGCGGCAAGTGTCGATCAGGCGGAAGGCTGGACCATCTCGATCGTCCCTTCTTTGACGCCGGCCACGAGTGCGATGATGATGCCTGCGACGTCGGGCTCGACGGCATGCTGAACACAGAGGGAGACGTTTATCGGCGTCCCTTCCTGCTGGTTGAGCAGCTTGTAGAGAGCGGGCTCCGCCTCGATCCGCGCCGTCGCCGCATATGACTCGCCGCAGACGATGCAGGGGTATTCAGCCGCGCTCGCCGGGTGCGGCATGGTAGGTCTCCAGGCAGCAGGGGTGATCGGATCAGGCCTGTTGCTTGCGTGGCCGGGCGCCCAGGGCGGGGCCGTGAATCGCGGCGTTGACAGCGGCGGCGTGCGGGATAGTACCAGACCGATTCGAAGTGTCAAGCGGCCGGAAAAATCGCGTGGCGGGCCGGCCGCTCGCGTGCGCGGGCAAGTCAGCTCGTCCACAATTGTGGACACGGTCCCGTCCGCCCCGGACACTCGACGCGGAGTAGCCGGGGCGGCGGAGGGCGATCAGACCGAGAGATCCTTCGAGGCGTCGAAGGCGTCGAGCACCGCGCCGAGCCGATGGGCCAGCTCCTCGACTAGGCCTTCTGCCTTGAGGCCGTCGATCCGATCCAGGATCGCCCGCTCGAGGGCAACTGCGTGCTCCTCCGTGAGCCGGTCGTACGCCCACGCGAGGGCGGCCTCCCAGGTGGGGAAGGGGATGCGGCCGCCGTCGCGGGTGAGGCACGCCACGTCCACGGTCGGGGTGTCGTCGCCGACGGCGGAGAACCCCTCGACGACGACGGACCCGACCGGCCGCCGCGTGCGATGCACGACCGGCAGCGATTTGGAGGTGGCGGCGTCGCCTTCCGGCTCGTCGTCCAGCTCGGGGACTGGGGCTTCGTCGCCGCGGTCGTCGCGCTCGCGGGTGTGGTCGCCGTCGTCGCCCGCGCCCCAGGCCGCCGCGATATCTTCGATGGTCATGATGGATCTTCCTTGGATGAGGGATGAATCGATCGGGGGGGGGGGGCCGGGCCCAACCTCGGGCCCGGCGTGAGGGGAGGGGATCAGATCAGGCCGCCGATCTCGTGGCAGCCCGTGAGGCACTCGGGCCGGCAGCCGGCGGCGGCCGCCATGGCGTCGAGCCGCGAGGCCCAATCCTCGTACTCCAGCCAACTTTCGCGGGCGTCCAGCTCGTCGGCGACGTCCTGGCCGGCCCACCAGCGGCGGTCGTCGTCGGGGACGAAGGCCGGATCCTCGTCGGCGGGCGGGGCGTTCAGCTCCCAGCGGTAGTCATCCCACTCCTCGCCCCACGTCTCCGGGTCGGACTCGTCGCCGTCCGCGGTTCGGGCCTCGAGCTCGTCGTCGGAGACGTCGGGGC encodes:
- a CDS encoding ParA family protein, producing MKSVAFISEKGGVGKSTTVLNVAAAMAGKGLKVLVLDTDPQANATYVLLRGEKPRRPTIHEVLVGQAAAIHAIVPTALPGVDILPAATDLADANVTLAGEMGRERRLRVAMAGAEAAYDYVLVDTAPTRSLLTTNVLNFVEEVLVPIVPGLFGVLGLGQLQADVAAVRRFLDNKALRLGGVFLTMTERHNVAQDVEEQLRRLFGDLVFRTKIPRSVKLEEAHSRHESVLSYAPKSVGASAYLALTEEILDDGREAKRNGDPGGNPSAHDAA